A window of the Nibribacter ruber genome harbors these coding sequences:
- a CDS encoding homoserine O-acetyltransferase family protein has product MLKGRVFEFKEAFELESGRQLPGFQLFYTTWGTLNENRDNVVWVCHAFSGNTFVKDWWGGLFGEGKTFDPAKHFIVCANTLGGCYGSTGPLSVNPETGRPYYHQFPALTNRDVVKAFQLLREHLELDTIQVLIGGSLGGQQALEWAIGESEVIKRLVLVASNAVQSPYAIALNETQRMAIEQDVTWQLNTDGAGAQGLQTARAVAMLSYRSYQSYHQGQREQNPKSLDRYKAASYQRYQGEKLAQRFNAFTYWHLTKMLDSHNVGRGRGSVEEALNQVQAQALIIGVDSDGLFPLKEQKFVARYLPNATLQVIQSEQGHDGFLLETDQLEKSITSFLEQKPQRKTWIPTVF; this is encoded by the coding sequence ATGTTGAAAGGACGAGTTTTTGAATTTAAAGAAGCGTTTGAGTTGGAGTCTGGGCGGCAGCTGCCCGGCTTCCAACTTTTCTATACCACCTGGGGCACGCTCAATGAGAATAGAGACAACGTGGTCTGGGTATGTCATGCTTTTAGTGGCAACACGTTTGTGAAAGACTGGTGGGGCGGCCTCTTCGGAGAAGGCAAAACCTTTGACCCCGCCAAACATTTCATTGTCTGCGCCAACACCTTGGGCGGTTGCTATGGCTCTACAGGGCCCTTGTCAGTGAATCCAGAAACGGGTCGGCCTTATTACCACCAGTTCCCAGCGCTGACCAATCGTGATGTGGTAAAGGCCTTCCAACTTTTGCGTGAACATCTGGAATTGGATACCATACAAGTGTTAATTGGCGGTTCTTTGGGCGGACAGCAGGCTTTGGAATGGGCGATAGGAGAGTCAGAAGTGATTAAAAGGTTGGTGCTGGTGGCTTCCAATGCGGTGCAGTCGCCGTATGCCATCGCCTTGAACGAGACCCAGCGAATGGCCATTGAACAGGACGTAACCTGGCAGTTGAACACCGACGGAGCCGGTGCCCAGGGTTTACAGACGGCGCGGGCGGTGGCTATGCTATCTTATAGGAGTTACCAATCCTACCATCAGGGACAACGGGAGCAAAATCCTAAGTCCTTGGACAGGTACAAAGCCGCATCGTATCAGCGCTACCAAGGCGAAAAACTGGCCCAGCGGTTTAACGCCTTCACGTATTGGCACCTCACCAAAATGCTGGATTCTCATAACGTGGGTCGCGGGAGAGGAAGCGTGGAGGAGGCTTTAAACCAAGTGCAGGCGCAGGCACTTATTATAGGAGTGGACTCTGATGGGCTGTTCCCGCTTAAAGAACAGAAGTTTGTTGCCCGGTACCTGCCCAATGCCACCTTGCAGGTTATACAATCTGAGCAAGGCCACGATGGGTTTTTACTAGAGACCGACCAATTAGAAAAAAGTATCACCTCCTTCTTGGAGCAAAAACCACAAAGAAAGACATGGATACCAACCGTATTTTAA